From Salarias fasciatus chromosome 12, fSalaFa1.1, whole genome shotgun sequence, the proteins below share one genomic window:
- the tas2r202 gene encoding taste receptor, type 2, member 202 — MLSLSKKAVWVMTSLQAVLTVFFNSYIFLMSLLNHRQQKKWSPSETIIVALSLADMVHQIICYFWMTMDQVDVNCRLAQMAYAVMLVLVFSSKFTIMWDTGFLTFYYSTKLVNAPNRCYTHVQGAILKHVTLAVILIPLCGLGTCVPMLVVFHSQNYTGKNRDCGVLFPDTASGRGYEVLYLLLSDVLPGLLMMKCCISISVHLAVHLRNMKASTNGAHAPKLGSQMRVIQMALCLVAIFIIFLVVDLYVNYEIVVNHENAIVLTFFFTSVYTTVAATVLIYGKKTLWKALIREVNVFLDGYPCLSRLKVPEQKTKPSSPAKVKT; from the coding sequence ATGTTGTCGCTGAGCAAAAAGGCGGTCTGGGTGATGACCAGTCTGCAGGCCGTCCTGACGGTCTTCTTCAACAGCTACATCTTTCTGATGAGTCTGTTGAACCACAGGCAGCAGAAGAAGTGGAGTCCCAGTGAAACCATCATCGTGGCGCTGTCACTCGCCGACATGGTCCATCAGATCATCTGCTACTTCTGGATGACCATGGACCAGGTGGACGTCAACTGCCGCCTCGCCCAGATGGCCTACGCCGTCATGCTGGTGCTGGTGTTCAGCTCCAAGTTCACCATCATGTGGGACACCGGCTTCCTCACGTTCTACTACAGCACCAAGCTGGTCAACGCGCCCAACCGCTGCTACACGCACGTGCAGGGCGCCATCCTCAAGCACGTGACCCTGGCGGTGATCCTCATCCCGCTGTGCGGCCTGGGAACCTGCGTGCCGATGCTGGTGGTGTTCCACTCGCAAAACTACACCGGGAAGAACCGGGACTGCGGGGTTCTGTTCCCCGACACGGCGTCGGGCCGGGGCTACGAGgtgctctacctgctgctgtcCGACGTTCTGCCGGGGCTCCTCATGATGAAGTGCTGCATCTCCATCTCCGTGCACCTGGCCGTCCACCTCCGCAACATGAAGGCCAGCACCAACGGCGCCCACGCCCCCAAGCTGGGCTCCCAGATGAGGGTGATCCAGATGGCGCTGTGCCTGGTGgccatcttcatcatcttcctGGTGGTCGACCTGTACGTGAACTACGAGATCGTGGTGAACCACGAGAACGCCATCGTGCTCACCTTCTTCTTCACGTCGGTCTACACCACGGTGGCCGCCACGGTGCTCATCTACGGGAAAAAGACTCTCTGGAAGGCTCTGATTCGTGAAGTCAACGTCTTCCTGGATGGATATCCGTGTTTGTCTCGTCTGAAAGTCCCCGAACAAAAGACCAAACCCAGCAGTCCTGCGAAAGTTAAAACCTAA